In one Nitrospira sp. genomic region, the following are encoded:
- a CDS encoding response regulator transcription factor, with translation MNSCRCLIADDHPIVRRGVRELLEEEQLCSEICEVRTGEEALDAVRRLPWDLMILDIALPDKHGLEVLKEAKLLQPRLPVLMLSLYPEKEFAMRAIKAGASGYLTKQSAPSELLAAVLRVLQGGRYITAALAEQMASAIETGADESLHASLSDRELQVLRLLGQGKSVSMIAEELRLSVKTISTYRARILQKLSCESTGELIRYAIEARLID, from the coding sequence ATGAATAGCTGTCGATGCCTGATTGCGGATGATCATCCGATCGTACGCAGGGGAGTGCGAGAATTGTTGGAGGAGGAGCAACTGTGCTCAGAGATCTGTGAAGTACGCACCGGCGAGGAGGCCTTGGATGCCGTTCGGCGTCTGCCCTGGGATCTGATGATTCTGGACATCGCTCTTCCTGACAAGCACGGGCTGGAGGTGTTGAAGGAGGCCAAGCTTCTGCAGCCTCGCCTCCCGGTGCTCATGTTAAGTCTCTATCCGGAAAAAGAATTCGCGATGCGTGCGATCAAAGCAGGAGCCTCGGGGTATTTGACGAAGCAGAGTGCGCCCTCCGAGCTGCTGGCGGCCGTTCTGCGGGTGTTACAAGGAGGTCGGTACATTACGGCGGCCTTGGCCGAACAGATGGCGAGCGCGATCGAAACCGGCGCGGATGAATCCTTACACGCCAGCTTGTCGGATCGTGAACTGCAGGTGCTTCGATTGCTGGGGCAGGGCAAATCGGTCTCCATGATCGCGGAGGAGCTTCGCCTCAGCGTGAAAACCATTAGTACCTATCGGGCCAGGATTCTGCAAAAACTGTCGTGTGAAAGCACCGGTGAGCTGATCCGCTACGCGATTGAAGCCCGACTGATCGACTAG
- a CDS encoding response regulator transcription factor: MDAQHLYRIVLIDDSRMARLGLREQLNRTAEFRLVGEAGLMAEGLALVEKLTPDLVLLDISLPDGSGVHACRRLLAGNPDTRVLILSVYDDPTVIREAVAAGAQGYVLKDTPVAMWRETMRRVAGGRTALGPQLLGTVMMEVRDMASGLSTACMAELSPQERRLFPLVAEGKTNKEIAVALSLSDKTVKNYISNMYSKLGITRRSQVATLYARTLPSGGISAEDCA; this comes from the coding sequence ATGGACGCGCAGCACCTGTACCGCATTGTTTTGATTGATGATAGCCGCATGGCCCGCCTTGGGCTGAGGGAGCAGCTGAATCGTACGGCGGAGTTCCGGCTCGTTGGCGAGGCCGGCTTGATGGCAGAGGGCCTCGCATTGGTGGAGAAACTGACGCCTGATCTGGTGTTGCTGGATATTAGTTTGCCCGATGGCTCGGGGGTGCACGCATGCCGGAGGCTGTTGGCTGGGAATCCGGATACACGGGTGCTCATCCTCAGCGTCTACGACGACCCCACCGTCATTCGCGAAGCGGTCGCAGCCGGCGCTCAAGGGTACGTGTTGAAGGATACGCCGGTGGCGATGTGGCGGGAGACGATGCGACGGGTGGCCGGTGGCCGGACGGCGCTGGGGCCGCAGTTGCTCGGTACCGTCATGATGGAAGTGCGGGATATGGCCAGCGGGCTGTCGACAGCCTGCATGGCCGAACTGTCACCGCAAGAGCGACGTCTGTTCCCTCTGGTGGCGGAAGGCAAGACGAACAAAGAGATCGCCGTTGCCCTGTCGCTCTCCGATAAGACGGTGAAGAATTACATCTCCAACATGTATTCCAAGTTAGGCATCACGCGACGTTCGCAGGTGGCAACGCTCTATGCGAGAACATTGCCGAGCGGGGGGATTTCAGCCGAAGACTGTGCCTGA
- a CDS encoding patatin-like phospholipase family protein translates to MTKHSPTSGPPLSLADILVEEAELLDGPFPDDHSVKVLARKNTDGTLDNEVIEELRRYIHGRHPKQAGLCFSGGGIRSATFGLGVLQSLARLQLLDKFDYLSTVSGGGYIGSWLTAWAHRHPRGLQGVMEDLNHTPPTGAAEASPPVRWLRNYSNYLSPRLGFFSADSWTLLGIYLRNLALNWMVLIPLLMVPLLGPRWIIAFTQLNLEKAPLPGWANPALFMVGLGLAVIALIYLHLCRPTLREYRRDSWLQTLETQAWFLRACLAPLILSVGCLTTAWAWFRNNGGTLDQITVGQTVLGGAFLHTGSWLFSAITLTRFKAMTKWLVWETLAVAATGALGGFFLRGALAKLPGDSGVAQYAEWFAFLAVPGVLAVFLLTATIFIGLASRFTEEQDREWWGRTGSWILIVMIMWMGLSGIVIFGPGLIHWMTPQVAASVGGLSGLLTLILGFSSRTTAQQQEERSHVTTITDMAVRAAAPLFMLCVLIALALGTSWQLDLFAHQYGTHLNDLAEPKLTGLGIWTDPWGHDQVLHNTPQWLLFRFTATVIVLGLLMSVFININRFSLHAMYRNRLIRAYLGASRVHTERDQTFNPFTGFDNLDNPAMSDMRFDEVRLARWFLTQETRQQTMQALARYLQLPHPTPDQQQMLREQLPQDLTQTPVRKRLSEAAQQLRLGPACLARLTALQLPDTPAGRDAISWFAALFVNRLYEQSPGPLHMINIALNLVKGDNLAWQQRKAQSFTISPLHSGSWNLGYRRSEEYGANRYIGQPLSLGTALAISGAAASPNMGYHSSSAVTFLLALFNIRLGWWLGNPGPAGMTTYHQASPTLSIRPLLAEAFGLTDACHPYVYLSDGGHFENLGLYEMVRRRCHCILVVDAGCDPRLAFEDFGNAIRKIRIDLGIDIEIALDQITRSADTGTSARHHAIGTIRYDKVDDNATAGTLVYLKPSLTGSEPTDVQDYAARHPAFPHESTSDQFFDEAQFESYRRLGEHVAQQVLRPALQQREQEFSHLCHALRSHWMTTPSGMQESFLGETDDLKDLERLLRDDPDLLRYDLEMYPELCSVFGMDPGTITANPRAALHTCNLQIQLMEQVYLAVKLEEFHGHALNRGWMNLFRRWTSSATFRLFWPALCGMYSQQFVRFAEQHLNLSIDEVARLEPLGKTDDLTSLFRELTIEWASVPDYVQSFIHVLTQPLPLEEVTEQPPRRAAWQMRLPALDSQAGPVGPGEILAIVTATRLSVSGHRLGLYGWVRPAYRGLGLGHRLFGTAITELTAAYQGHSLSVDLGPDNPSWAGTSIRNIGWLRFYEQLGFTRDRSDPSRFQMTRILR, encoded by the coding sequence ATGACCAAACACAGCCCGACATCCGGTCCCCCGCTCTCGCTCGCCGACATTCTCGTCGAGGAGGCCGAACTGCTGGACGGCCCCTTCCCGGACGACCACTCGGTTAAGGTCCTCGCCAGGAAGAATACGGACGGTACGCTGGACAACGAGGTGATCGAGGAACTCCGTCGATATATCCACGGTCGCCACCCGAAACAGGCAGGGCTGTGCTTCTCCGGGGGTGGCATACGGAGTGCGACCTTCGGGCTAGGGGTTCTGCAATCGCTGGCCAGGTTGCAACTCCTGGACAAGTTCGACTATCTATCCACCGTCTCAGGCGGCGGATACATCGGCAGTTGGCTGACAGCCTGGGCCCATCGCCACCCGCGCGGCCTGCAGGGCGTGATGGAAGACCTCAACCACACGCCACCTACCGGCGCAGCCGAAGCCTCGCCACCGGTCCGCTGGCTTCGGAACTACAGCAACTACCTCAGTCCTCGTCTGGGGTTCTTTTCTGCAGACTCCTGGACCCTTCTGGGGATCTACCTGCGCAACCTGGCCTTGAATTGGATGGTGCTGATTCCCCTCCTCATGGTCCCGCTCCTCGGCCCACGCTGGATCATCGCCTTCACACAACTCAATCTCGAAAAGGCACCCCTCCCCGGCTGGGCCAATCCGGCCCTGTTCATGGTCGGTCTCGGGCTCGCCGTCATCGCGTTGATCTATCTGCACCTCTGCCGTCCTACGCTACGCGAATACCGGCGTGATAGCTGGCTGCAAACGCTGGAGACACAAGCGTGGTTTCTCCGCGCATGCCTGGCACCCTTGATCCTCTCAGTCGGCTGCCTCACCACCGCCTGGGCCTGGTTTCGCAATAACGGCGGCACCCTCGACCAAATCACCGTCGGCCAAACGGTCCTCGGCGGCGCCTTCCTGCACACCGGGAGCTGGCTCTTTTCCGCCATCACGCTCACACGATTCAAAGCCATGACGAAGTGGCTGGTCTGGGAAACCCTCGCAGTGGCCGCCACCGGTGCGTTGGGCGGATTCTTCCTGCGCGGAGCCCTGGCCAAGCTGCCGGGCGACTCAGGGGTGGCACAATATGCCGAATGGTTCGCCTTCCTCGCGGTGCCTGGGGTCCTGGCTGTCTTCTTGCTGACCGCCACGATCTTCATCGGCCTCGCCAGCCGATTCACGGAAGAGCAGGATCGTGAGTGGTGGGGGCGCACCGGTTCCTGGATCCTGATCGTGATGATTATGTGGATGGGACTGTCCGGCATCGTGATCTTCGGACCAGGACTGATTCACTGGATGACACCACAGGTCGCCGCCTCGGTCGGCGGTTTGTCCGGCCTTCTTACATTGATTCTGGGATTCAGTTCACGAACCACGGCTCAGCAACAGGAAGAACGGTCACACGTCACCACAATCACTGATATGGCGGTGCGCGCGGCCGCACCCTTGTTCATGCTCTGCGTCCTCATCGCCTTGGCGCTCGGCACCAGTTGGCAATTAGACCTGTTCGCTCACCAGTATGGAACACATCTGAACGATCTCGCAGAACCGAAACTGACAGGACTCGGAATCTGGACCGATCCCTGGGGCCACGACCAAGTCCTCCATAATACGCCTCAATGGCTGCTGTTCCGGTTCACGGCGACCGTGATCGTGCTCGGGTTGCTGATGTCCGTCTTTATCAACATCAACCGGTTCTCGCTCCATGCGATGTATCGTAACCGTCTCATTCGAGCCTATCTCGGCGCGTCCCGCGTACACACCGAGCGCGATCAGACCTTCAATCCCTTTACCGGATTCGACAACCTCGATAACCCGGCCATGAGCGACATGCGATTCGACGAGGTGCGCCTCGCCCGGTGGTTCCTCACGCAGGAGACACGGCAGCAGACGATGCAGGCCCTGGCCCGCTACCTCCAACTGCCACACCCGACACCCGATCAACAGCAGATGCTGCGGGAACAACTACCCCAGGATCTGACGCAGACACCAGTTCGCAAACGTCTGAGCGAGGCCGCGCAACAACTCCGGCTCGGCCCGGCCTGCCTGGCTCGCCTCACCGCCTTGCAGTTGCCGGACACCCCTGCGGGTCGGGACGCGATCAGCTGGTTTGCCGCTCTGTTCGTGAATCGACTCTACGAACAGAGTCCCGGCCCTTTGCACATGATCAACATCGCCCTCAATCTCGTGAAAGGCGACAACCTGGCCTGGCAGCAGCGGAAGGCTCAGTCGTTCACCATCAGTCCTCTCCACAGCGGCAGTTGGAATCTGGGGTATCGTCGTTCAGAAGAATATGGAGCCAACCGCTACATCGGCCAGCCTCTATCGCTCGGGACGGCGCTGGCCATCTCAGGCGCCGCCGCCAGCCCCAACATGGGCTACCATTCCTCTTCCGCCGTGACGTTCCTTCTGGCCCTCTTCAATATTCGCCTCGGCTGGTGGCTGGGCAATCCAGGACCAGCCGGCATGACGACCTACCATCAAGCCTCACCCACGCTCTCGATCCGTCCGCTGCTGGCGGAAGCGTTCGGGCTCACCGATGCCTGCCATCCCTACGTCTATCTGTCAGACGGAGGCCATTTCGAAAATCTCGGACTCTATGAAATGGTGCGCCGCCGGTGCCATTGCATCCTTGTCGTGGATGCCGGCTGCGACCCCCGCCTGGCCTTCGAGGATTTCGGCAACGCCATCCGCAAAATCCGGATCGACCTGGGGATCGATATCGAGATCGCCCTCGACCAGATCACGCGCTCGGCCGACACCGGAACCAGCGCCCGCCACCATGCGATCGGCACGATCCGTTACGATAAGGTCGATGACAATGCCACCGCCGGTACGCTGGTCTACCTCAAGCCGTCATTGACCGGCAGCGAACCCACGGATGTGCAGGACTATGCGGCACGCCATCCGGCCTTCCCCCACGAGTCGACCTCCGATCAGTTCTTCGACGAGGCGCAATTCGAATCCTATCGACGCCTCGGGGAGCATGTCGCCCAACAGGTCTTGCGACCGGCACTCCAACAACGCGAGCAGGAGTTTTCACACCTCTGTCATGCGCTGCGCTCCCACTGGATGACGACCCCATCGGGCATGCAGGAGTCTTTCCTGGGCGAAACGGACGATCTCAAAGACCTCGAACGACTGTTGCGGGACGATCCGGACTTGCTGCGCTACGATCTGGAGATGTACCCGGAGCTCTGCTCCGTGTTTGGGATGGATCCGGGAACGATCACGGCGAATCCCCGTGCGGCCTTACATACCTGCAATCTACAAATTCAGCTCATGGAGCAGGTCTATCTCGCGGTGAAGTTGGAGGAGTTCCACGGGCACGCGCTGAACCGCGGATGGATGAACCTGTTCCGTCGATGGACCTCTTCGGCGACATTCCGCCTCTTCTGGCCCGCCTTGTGCGGCATGTACAGTCAGCAATTCGTGCGGTTCGCGGAGCAGCATCTCAATCTCTCGATCGACGAGGTCGCCCGGCTGGAACCACTCGGGAAGACCGACGATCTGACGTCACTGTTTCGGGAACTCACGATCGAGTGGGCATCCGTACCGGACTATGTACAATCCTTCATCCACGTCCTCACGCAGCCCCTCCCCCTGGAGGAGGTCACGGAACAACCTCCGCGACGTGCCGCCTGGCAAATGCGTCTCCCGGCACTCGACTCGCAGGCAGGACCGGTCGGCCCCGGCGAGATCCTGGCGATTGTCACAGCTACCCGCCTGTCTGTGTCAGGGCACCGGCTTGGATTGTACGGGTGGGTTCGCCCGGCCTACCGCGGACTGGGACTTGGACACCGGCTGTTCGGCACCGCCATCACCGAACTGACTGCAGCCTACCAAGGCCACAGCCTGAGCGTCGATTTGGGCCCTGACAATCCCTCCTGGGCCGGCACGTCGATTCGCAATATCGGATGGCTGCGGTTCTACGAACAACTGGGATTTACACGGGATCGTTCGGATCCGAGCCGCTTCCAAATGACAAGAATCTTGCGATAG
- a CDS encoding TIGR00645 family protein has translation MSHPSPSHTSTPPSTSVHRVEQLFETLIFGSRWIQAPLYGGLIVAELLYAAKFLTELWHMVVHFREETETLFMLGVLSLIDVTMVANLLTMVIIGGYATFVSKLDLDTHPDRPEWLTHVDPGTIKIKLAASLVGISSIHLLKAFVDVTNENPEHIKWKIFIHLTFLGSAIFLAYTDKLMQRDRKH, from the coding sequence GTGAGTCATCCGTCTCCATCCCATACTTCGACCCCACCGTCTACTTCGGTCCATCGCGTCGAGCAGCTTTTCGAAACCCTGATCTTCGGCAGCCGCTGGATTCAGGCGCCTCTCTACGGTGGACTGATTGTCGCCGAATTGCTCTATGCCGCCAAGTTCCTAACGGAACTCTGGCACATGGTCGTCCATTTCCGTGAGGAGACCGAAACGCTATTCATGCTGGGTGTCTTGTCGTTGATCGACGTCACCATGGTCGCCAACTTGTTGACCATGGTCATCATCGGCGGCTACGCGACCTTCGTCAGCAAGCTCGACTTGGACACCCACCCGGATCGTCCCGAATGGCTGACCCACGTGGACCCCGGCACCATCAAGATCAAGCTCGCCGCGTCACTCGTCGGAATCTCCAGCATTCATCTCCTCAAGGCCTTTGTGGACGTCACGAACGAAAATCCCGAACACATCAAGTGGAAAATTTTCATCCACCTGACGTTCCTGGGTTCGGCCATCTTCCTGGCCTATACCGATAAATTGATGCAGCGGGACCGCAAACACTGA
- a CDS encoding response regulator encodes MALILVADDDEKVCRWLRTVLEMEGYQVIEAADGRQALRTIQSQSPDLVILDVYLPVQDGLETILRVHSQQIPVKVLAISGQAVQGYDILKIAAIFGAHGTLEKPFSVDRLLLGVRALIGPAQHRVA; translated from the coding sequence GTGGCGCTGATTCTAGTTGCGGACGATGATGAGAAAGTGTGTCGGTGGCTGCGGACCGTACTCGAAATGGAAGGGTATCAGGTCATCGAGGCCGCGGATGGACGGCAGGCACTTCGGACCATTCAGAGCCAGTCTCCCGATCTCGTCATTCTCGACGTCTACTTGCCGGTCCAGGATGGGTTGGAAACCATTCTCCGCGTGCACAGCCAACAGATACCCGTGAAGGTCCTGGCCATATCCGGGCAGGCGGTGCAGGGCTACGACATCCTCAAAATTGCGGCGATCTTCGGCGCGCATGGCACGTTGGAAAAACCCTTTAGCGTGGATCGGTTGCTGCTCGGAGTCCGGGCGTTGATTGGCCCGGCACAGCACCGCGTGGCGTGA